From Pan paniscus chromosome 9, NHGRI_mPanPan1-v2.0_pri, whole genome shotgun sequence, the proteins below share one genomic window:
- the LOC117974838 gene encoding small ribosomal subunit protein uS14-like, which yields MDHKQLYWSHPQKSGQSSRSCCICSNQHGLIWKYSLNMCLQCCHQYVKDIGFIKLD from the coding sequence ATGGATCACAAGCAGCTCTACTGGAGCCACCCACAAAAATCTGGCCAGAGTTCTCGCTCTTGTTGCATCTGCTCAAACCAGCATGGTCTGATCTGGAAATATAGCCTCAATATGTGCCTCCAGTGTTGCCATCAGTACGTGAAGGATATAGGTTTCATTAAATTGGACTAA